The following nucleotide sequence is from Solidesulfovibrio carbinolicus.
TGTGGTTGGCAAACCTCGCGAGATCTTCGGCCGAAACCATTTCTAGACCATCATCAAGGTGTTCACCCGGCACATTACGGATGGCTGCGGCATAGGGGTGGATGTTCTCCATGGCAAGCAAACCGGCCTTGTCTAGAATATCCAAAAGAGAATCCAAGGCTTGGCGGCGAGCTGGTTGCAAATGCAAGCGCAAGTCGATGGCAACGCCTGTCTGGCTGGCCGCCTCAACATGAGCCAATATCAAAGCAAACGCATCGCTTCTTGCTCGACCGTGGCCCTGGCCCCCAAAACATGCCGGGTCTGCATCCAAGGCGATTTGCAACCGGGAGATCGTTCCCGGCCCCTGTCCCAGGACATCCAGGTAGCCGGCCAGTTCCAAGCCATTGGTCACGGCCTCCACTTCGGCCCCGCCGGCTTTGGCGTGATGCAAAAGCCGCTGCACCGTATCCCGATGGCGGTTACGCAAAGGCTCGCCGCCGTACAGGACATAGCACATGCGATGCGCCGGCACGTCTGGGCACAATGCCGGTTGGACTTGACGCCAAATCGCATCGATGTCTTTCGGGGCAAGGCGGACATCGCCCAGTCTTGCACGGATATCTCGCTGAAAACAATAAGGACAGTCCAGATTGCAGGCATAGGACAACGCCAACATAAGATACCCTGTTTGGCGTTGAAGATGCCGGTTGAGCCAACGGATCATCCGAAAGTACTGCAAGAATAACGTCTTTTCCTCGAACAGGGACAGGGACGTAACATGGCCCCGCGCAGCAAGTCCTGCAAGGTGCTTCGAATAAAAACCTGACAGTCCAAGAGGTTCGTGCGAAAGCCGAGACTCCCAGGCATCGGCAAGCCAATGGCCAAAAGCGCCGGACACCACGTCCAAACAGCCGTTGAGCGTATGAAACAGGACAGCGCCGCCTTCGTGCCGCCGCAAAATGCTCAAAGCACTGGGACGCCATGCCGGCGCGACGCCCAGGGGCTCATTGCCGTCCGGGTTCATGCAGCCGACCTCCCTCCAGGATGCAAACTCGGGAGTGTTCATCAATGGCGTTCTCGGCGTGGGAAACAACGATCACAAAGCGGTCGCGGCAAACACGCCGTATTGTTTCCATGACGCGACTGGCGTTTTCCGCGTCCAAACCACTCGTGGGCTCGTCGATGACGATGATGTCAGCGTCCTTCACCAAGGCTCGGGCCAGGGCGATGCGTTTTTTCTGCCCAAGAGAGAGGTTGGAGCCACCTTGGCGCAGGTTCGGCCCGTCTTCTCCGGCGGCGGTGTCCTCGGAATCAAGGAGTCCTTGCAGTCCGACGCTGGCCAGCACTTGACGGGCTTGGGACGTCGATATCCAATCACGTCCCA
It contains:
- a CDS encoding 4Fe-4S cluster-binding domain-containing protein, which codes for MNPDGNEPLGVAPAWRPSALSILRRHEGGAVLFHTLNGCLDVVSGAFGHWLADAWESRLSHEPLGLSGFYSKHLAGLAARGHVTSLSLFEEKTLFLQYFRMIRWLNRHLQRQTGYLMLALSYACNLDCPYCFQRDIRARLGDVRLAPKDIDAIWRQVQPALCPDVPAHRMCYVLYGGEPLRNRHRDTVQRLLHHAKAGGAEVEAVTNGLELAGYLDVLGQGPGTISRLQIALDADPACFGGQGHGRARSDAFALILAHVEAASQTGVAIDLRLHLQPARRQALDSLLDILDKAGLLAMENIHPYAAAIRNVPGEHLDDGLEMVSAEDLARFANHIGSDVTRHAAALARLAVAETGPGPMAAEYCMRAKEHCYLLDPFGDIYACYEEAGRADRRVGTYGRDGVQLFPSQAGRLEIGSDAMDAVFPFGLLDGGGCVVAADLAVCADRHVVRRERTREVLLAALGLFASQTLSGFTAEETASGWRAINFRGDKQRDLPSMLQQLAPYVPREL